The sequence below is a genomic window from Anaerocolumna chitinilytica.
ACGGGTATTTCACCAAGATATTCCGATAACATGGATTGATCGAAGTCTTCGCCATCAGGTTATGTTTGGAAGCAACAATCCACGATTTGAGCAGATACGCATGGCAGATGCAATCACAAAACTTGGATTCAGGGACAGCACACTGGAGCTTATAAAAGGTGGGAATGCACTGGAATTTTTGAATGGGCGGTAAAAGGAGGTGTAAGCAGATGGTTCAATTAAAGCAGATTAAGCTTTTAACAACCGAATATAATCAGTTTATTTTAATAACGGAACAGGTAATGGGGCTTGTACGCGAAAGCAACATAAAGAATGGAATGGTTCATGTAATTACAAAACATACAACAACCGGAATTACCGTCAACGAATCACTGGAATGTCTGGAAAGTGACATCGAAGAGTTTTTGACACGCCTTGTTCCGGAACATTTACCATATGCGCATGCCAGAATGCTTCCGGACTACGGCTCTACGGCGGGTAATCCCACCGGACATTTAAAGGCACATCTAACGGGTAACCATTGTCATTTTGTAATCAGTGATGGGGATGTCTTAAAAGGAGATGCACAGGATATCTATTTTTGTGAATTTGATGGACCAGCACAGCGAACAGTGTTGGTACAGGTAATCGGGGAGTAAAGAAACAACATGCAATCATGCGTGATGTTGATAAAAAGGGTGGGCACTGTAAGCCTGAAAAAAATAAAAAGGAGATAAAAGCATGTCAAATCAACACAATCAAACAGAATTAAAGCGTAAACTTGGCTTGGGTGCAGTCATTGCGCTAGGTGTTGGAACAACCGTTGGATCAGGAATCTTTTCGTCTTTGGGATCCGTTGCGGGTGCAGCAGGAAGCAGCCTGTTTTTGGTATTAGCATTTTTAATTGGAGGAATTGTTCAGATTCCAGCAAACTTCTGCTATGCAGAGCTTGCAAGTGCATTTCCGGAGGATGGAGGACAGTATATATATTTCAGAGAAGCTGGTTCTCGTCCACTTGCCTTTCTATGTGGGTGGATTAGCTTTTGGGCAACCGATCCGCCGTCAATTTCTATCATGGCACTGGCAATTGCAAACTATCTTGCATTCTTCATACCGGTTCATGGAATTGTTTTGAGAATTGTTGCAGTTGGATTTGTATTGATTTTCATGATGCTTCATCTGCGTTCGGTAGAGGGCGGAAGTAAGTTCCAGACAATCATAACAGCGCTGAAGATAATACCTTTCGTTTTGATTATTGGAATTGGTATTTTCTTTATTAAAGGAGATTTGTTCCTTTCTGCAGCACCACTTACTGGAATTGCAGCTACTGGAATTACAGCTCTTTTAGCAGGGGTTTCTGCAACAACCTGGTCTTTTGATGGTATGAGTGCTGCATGCTATATGTCAGGTGAAATCAAAAAACCGGAAAAAAACATTCCAAAAGGATTGATTTTAACAGCATTTATAGTCCTTGCATTATATGTAGGTTTAACTTTAACAGCATCAGGTCTTTTATCTGTTAATGAACTTGCTACATCAGATGCTCCAATTGCTTTACTTGCTTCAAAGATACCTTTAATTGGTGGATATGCTGGTACGGTTGTCGCAATTATGGCAGTTATTGTTGTTATCGGTTCTCTATCCAGCTGTATTATGTTCCAGCCAAGAATCGAATACGCAATGGCAAAAGATGGATTATTCTTTAAATCTTTTGCTAAGGTACATCCCAAATATGAAACACCATATTTTTCAATTATTGTACAGTGTGCTGTTGCAATTATTCTGATATTTGCAACTTCTCTTTCAGACCTTTTGGGATATTTTACATTAGTTGCACTGTTAAAGAACTTCCTGACATTTGGTACGGTACTTGTACTCCGTAACAAACTAAATTATAAGCCTACCTACAGAATGCCGGCCAGATTATTGATGGTAGCAGTCGCTATGCTTATGACAGGAACCTTAATCTGGTCAACCTTTATGTGGGCTCCCACAGCAGGAATTACCTGTGCTGTCATTGCAGTTGCAACAGGACTACCGGTATATTATTTCTGGGAAAGCAGAAATAAAAAAGAACAGAATAAGGCATAAGATAACTTTTGTTATAAGGTGTGATTGACACTTGCTGGCAGATGACTTAAGATTTAACTAGGACAAAGTTAATCAATTAAGAAGAAAAGGAATATCTGCCATGAGTATGGACAATCAAAGACCACGCGAAGATGCGATGGAAAAAATAGAAAG
It includes:
- a CDS encoding secondary thiamine-phosphate synthase enzyme YjbQ; amino-acid sequence: MVQLKQIKLLTTEYNQFILITEQVMGLVRESNIKNGMVHVITKHTTTGITVNESLECLESDIEEFLTRLVPEHLPYAHARMLPDYGSTAGNPTGHLKAHLTGNHCHFVISDGDVLKGDAQDIYFCEFDGPAQRTVLVQVIGE
- a CDS encoding amino acid permease, giving the protein MSNQHNQTELKRKLGLGAVIALGVGTTVGSGIFSSLGSVAGAAGSSLFLVLAFLIGGIVQIPANFCYAELASAFPEDGGQYIYFREAGSRPLAFLCGWISFWATDPPSISIMALAIANYLAFFIPVHGIVLRIVAVGFVLIFMMLHLRSVEGGSKFQTIITALKIIPFVLIIGIGIFFIKGDLFLSAAPLTGIAATGITALLAGVSATTWSFDGMSAACYMSGEIKKPEKNIPKGLILTAFIVLALYVGLTLTASGLLSVNELATSDAPIALLASKIPLIGGYAGTVVAIMAVIVVIGSLSSCIMFQPRIEYAMAKDGLFFKSFAKVHPKYETPYFSIIVQCAVAIILIFATSLSDLLGYFTLVALLKNFLTFGTVLVLRNKLNYKPTYRMPARLLMVAVAMLMTGTLIWSTFMWAPTAGITCAVIAVATGLPVYYFWESRNKKEQNKA